A part of Microbulbifer sp. MI-G genomic DNA contains:
- a CDS encoding MarR family winged helix-turn-helix transcriptional regulator: MNSIEEVLVALRRVIRATDLHSKHLAKTTGLTAPQILLLQTIRDKGEVTIGELANEMSLSQATVTSILDRLEKRGLVYRERSKEDKRKVHAYLTDQAAEILKEAPIPLQEHFARQFSDLQDWEQTMIISSLQRVAQMMDAQHIDASPVLDIGMLDRQGGAAEKSQLFHEESGQ, from the coding sequence TTGAACAGTATTGAAGAAGTCTTAGTGGCGCTGCGCCGTGTTATCAGGGCTACCGACTTACATTCCAAGCATCTTGCAAAAACAACGGGTCTAACGGCTCCGCAAATTTTGCTATTGCAAACCATTCGCGATAAAGGTGAAGTGACTATTGGGGAACTGGCCAATGAAATGAGCTTAAGTCAGGCGACAGTCACCAGCATCTTGGATCGACTCGAAAAGCGAGGCTTGGTGTACCGTGAGCGCTCTAAAGAAGATAAGCGTAAGGTGCATGCATACCTTACGGATCAAGCTGCTGAAATATTAAAAGAAGCCCCCATCCCGCTACAGGAGCACTTTGCCCGACAGTTCAGTGATCTCCAAGACTGGGAGCAGACGATGATCATCTCTTCCCTACAGCGAGTTGCTCAAATGATGGACGCTCAGCATATTGACGCCTCACCCGTTTTGGATATTGGTATGCTTGATCGGCAGGGCGGTGCAGCTGAAAAAAGCCAGTTATTCCATGAAGAGAGTGGTCAGTAG
- a CDS encoding chemotaxis protein CheW, producing MGDETYVYPTDEIKETILYADPVPVPGSPRFTEGILNVRGSMVAALSSRVVIGVESTGFLKEDRIIIFEMGKEQFGVSMDSVGDIITFQSDQVA from the coding sequence GTGGGAGATGAAACCTATGTGTATCCCACTGATGAGATAAAAGAAACTATTCTTTACGCAGATCCAGTACCGGTTCCGGGTTCGCCTCGTTTTACAGAGGGTATTCTGAATGTGCGGGGAAGTATGGTGGCCGCCCTGTCATCTCGTGTAGTAATTGGCGTTGAGAGTACGGGCTTTTTAAAGGAGGATCGCATTATTATTTTTGAGATGGGGAAGGAGCAGTTTGGTGTTAGTATGGATTCGGTGGGTGATATCATTACTTTCCAATCGGATCAGGTGGCATAG
- the ectA gene encoding diaminobutyrate acetyltransferase — MVESILLRLPRLEDGMSVFRLIEGCPPLDVNSSYCNLLQCSHFANTSVTAELDGDIVGFISGYAIHERANTLFVWQVAVSERARGIGLASRMLAHILARPQCNGFRYLETTITKENQASWALFRSFAKKQEADFESSVWMEKETHFAGQHDSETLVRIGPFNLHS; from the coding sequence GTGGTAGAGAGTATTTTATTGAGATTGCCAAGGCTTGAGGATGGCATGAGCGTGTTTCGTTTAATTGAGGGCTGCCCACCACTGGATGTGAACTCCAGCTACTGCAACCTGCTGCAATGCAGTCATTTTGCCAACACATCAGTAACGGCAGAGCTGGACGGAGATATTGTGGGCTTTATTTCAGGTTACGCCATACATGAACGCGCCAACACCTTGTTTGTCTGGCAGGTTGCCGTTTCTGAACGGGCCAGAGGAATTGGGCTGGCATCGCGCATGCTTGCTCATATCTTAGCCCGTCCACAGTGCAACGGCTTTCGCTACCTGGAAACCACCATCACCAAAGAAAACCAAGCATCCTGGGCTTTATTCAGAAGCTTCGCCAAGAAGCAGGAAGCCGACTTTGAATCATCTGTGTGGATGGAAAAAGAAACGCATTTTGCCGGACAACACGACTCTGAAACGCTTGTGCGTATCGGCCCCTTTAACCTACACAGCTAA
- the ectB gene encoding diaminobutyrate--2-oxoglutarate transaminase, protein MKIFEEIESEVQSYARAFPRIFNRAKGEQMWDEEGNEYLDFLAGAGTLNYGHNNDLFKGALIDYIQNDGVTHGLDMHTKAKGEFLQTFNDKILKPRGMEYMVQFTGPTGTNAVEAAMKIARNVTGQQNIVTFTNGFHGVSLGSLAATGNSHHRDAAGVSLSGTHRIPYDGYLGENIDTTEYLDKVLSDSSSGIDSPAAVIVETVQGEGGINAASIEWLQNLQSVCKKHGLLLIVDDIQAGCGRTGDYFSFEEAGIEPDIITLSKSLGGYGLPFAVVLMKPELDQWKPGEHNGTFRGNNLAFVTAKAALEHYWSDQQFSKDIKRKGRYISERLENIVSQYGEGNFTAKGRGMFRGINCVNGEIAGKITSNAFKKGLIIETSGADDHVVKFLCPLIISDDNLKKGIDIVESAIREVCAKVDEIPEEKVYFYAG, encoded by the coding sequence ATGAAAATTTTTGAAGAAATTGAATCCGAAGTACAGAGCTATGCCCGCGCCTTCCCCCGTATTTTTAATCGAGCCAAGGGTGAGCAGATGTGGGACGAAGAAGGCAACGAGTACCTCGACTTTCTTGCAGGTGCCGGCACCCTGAATTACGGCCACAACAATGATCTGTTTAAAGGTGCCTTGATCGATTACATCCAGAACGATGGTGTCACCCACGGCCTGGATATGCACACCAAGGCCAAAGGCGAGTTCTTACAAACCTTTAATGACAAGATTTTGAAGCCTCGCGGCATGGAATATATGGTTCAGTTCACCGGCCCCACCGGCACCAATGCCGTCGAGGCCGCAATGAAAATTGCACGCAACGTGACTGGTCAGCAGAACATAGTCACCTTCACCAATGGCTTTCATGGAGTCAGCCTGGGCTCACTGGCGGCAACCGGAAATTCACACCATCGCGATGCAGCCGGTGTGAGCTTAAGCGGTACGCATCGCATACCTTATGATGGCTATCTCGGTGAGAATATCGATACCACCGAATACCTGGATAAGGTACTTTCCGATTCCAGTAGCGGCATTGATTCTCCTGCAGCAGTGATTGTGGAAACGGTTCAAGGTGAGGGAGGCATTAATGCTGCCAGTATCGAGTGGTTGCAAAACCTTCAGTCTGTCTGCAAAAAACACGGTTTATTACTCATTGTTGATGACATTCAGGCTGGCTGTGGTCGCACTGGTGACTATTTTAGTTTTGAAGAGGCCGGTATAGAACCAGACATCATTACCCTATCTAAATCTTTAGGAGGCTATGGCTTACCTTTTGCCGTGGTGCTGATGAAGCCGGAACTGGACCAGTGGAAGCCCGGCGAACATAACGGCACCTTTCGGGGTAACAACCTGGCCTTTGTGACAGCCAAAGCGGCGCTTGAGCACTACTGGTCCGATCAACAATTCTCCAAAGACATCAAACGCAAAGGGCGCTACATATCCGAACGCCTGGAAAATATTGTCAGCCAATACGGTGAAGGCAACTTTACCGCCAAAGGTCGAGGCATGTTCCGAGGAATCAATTGCGTCAACGGCGAGATCGCCGGAAAAATTACCAGCAACGCTTTTAAGAAAGGGCTCATTATCGAGACCAGTGGCGCGGATGATCACGTCGTGAAATTTCTGTGCCCATTAATTATTAGTGACGACAACCTGAAAAAAGGTATTGATATCGTTGAATCCGCTATCCGGGAAGTCTGCGCCAAAGTAGACGAAATCCCTGAAGAGAAAGTGTATTTCTATGCAGGTTAA
- a CDS encoding ectoine synthase: MIVRKLSEANQSSRRVVSPDGNWESTRLLLKEDQMGFSFHITTIYQGADFQMHYQNHLESVYCVSGKGEVETLADGEKFPIEPGTLYILDKHDKHVLRAFEEMTMACVFNPPLNGKEVHNAEGAYELDAEAIEE; this comes from the coding sequence ATGATCGTTAGAAAATTATCAGAGGCCAATCAGTCCAGCCGAAGAGTTGTGTCTCCGGATGGCAATTGGGAAAGCACACGTCTTCTGCTGAAGGAAGATCAAATGGGTTTTTCCTTTCATATCACCACAATTTACCAGGGCGCTGATTTTCAGATGCACTACCAAAATCACCTGGAGTCAGTGTACTGCGTATCGGGGAAAGGCGAAGTGGAAACCCTCGCGGACGGGGAAAAATTTCCCATTGAGCCGGGCACCCTCTACATCTTGGACAAGCACGACAAACACGTATTACGGGCATTTGAAGAGATGACCATGGCCTGTGTATTTAACCCCCCGCTCAATGGCAAAGAGGTGCACAATGCAGAAGGCGCCTACGAACTGGACGCAGAAGCCATCGAGGAGTAG
- the thpD gene encoding ectoine hydroxylase, whose product MNEIVFDQSPENTLTNETDVYASRNGQSSKLVKRQDPTVYAAKETRPPIDQSLIDSYDKQGFVVLDDVFTSEEVDSFQQELKRLRTDPEVKKSGEVITEPSSDDIRSVFRVHENSPLFKVLSTDTRLVDLARFLLSDEVYIHQSRLNYKPGFRGKEFYWHSDFETWHVEDGMPRMRALSMSITLTENFEHNGPLMLIPGSHKQYVVCEGETPDNHYLASLKKQEYGVPSDACLKTLATEGGIVSATSKPGSVIVFDCNVMHGSNGNITPFPRSNIFFVYNAIGNKVVKPFCNQAPRPEHICTRENIRSIPRSSRHK is encoded by the coding sequence ATGAATGAAATTGTATTCGATCAATCACCGGAGAATACATTGACAAACGAAACAGATGTGTATGCATCAAGAAATGGACAATCCTCCAAATTGGTAAAGAGACAAGACCCTACTGTCTACGCCGCTAAAGAAACGCGCCCTCCCATTGATCAGTCTCTTATCGACAGCTACGACAAACAGGGATTTGTTGTGTTAGATGACGTGTTCACCTCCGAGGAGGTGGACAGCTTTCAACAAGAGCTGAAGCGCCTGAGAACAGATCCGGAGGTTAAAAAATCCGGAGAAGTCATCACCGAGCCAAGCAGCGATGACATCCGCTCGGTGTTTCGTGTACACGAAAACAGCCCCCTCTTTAAAGTGCTTTCGACGGATACACGGCTAGTTGACCTAGCGCGTTTTCTATTGAGTGATGAGGTGTATATTCACCAGTCTCGGCTGAACTACAAACCAGGATTTCGGGGCAAGGAGTTCTACTGGCATTCAGATTTTGAAACCTGGCATGTAGAAGACGGGATGCCTCGCATGCGGGCTCTTAGCATGTCGATAACGCTGACGGAAAATTTTGAACACAATGGTCCGTTAATGCTAATTCCCGGCTCGCACAAGCAATATGTTGTGTGCGAAGGTGAAACGCCTGACAACCACTACCTGGCATCACTAAAAAAGCAAGAGTATGGCGTCCCTTCTGATGCCTGCCTGAAAACTTTAGCCACAGAGGGTGGTATTGTATCTGCCACCAGCAAGCCTGGTAGCGTGATCGTCTTTGACTGCAATGTTATGCATGGATCTAACGGTAATATCACACCGTTTCCGAGATCAAATATTTTCTTCGTCTATAACGCTATCGGCAACAAAGTGGTCAAACCATTTTGCAATCAGGCTCCTCGACCTGAACATATTTGTACGAGAGAAAACATCCGCTCCATACCCCGATCAAGCAGGCACAAATAA
- a CDS encoding aspartate kinase, translating to MHTIEKIGGTSMNDYLSVRDNIIRNDKKGIYRRVFVVSAYGDITDKLLEHKKSGQPGVYGLFASGIEDESWSEKFDELGTELRRINQSLFGGGELLQRANEFLNERLGDARQCLLDLQSLCQHGHFELKAHLGTVREMLASIGEAHSAWNTVQLLQRDGVNACFVDLTGWRASSHMPLDERIQTAFANIDLDTQLPIVTGYAHSDAGLMTSFDRGYSEMTFSRLAVITQAKEAIIHKEFHLSSADPRLVGEDSAVPIGRTNYDVADQLANLGMEAIHPKAAKGLRQNNIPLRIKNTFEPEHTGTLITGDYVSDSPCVEIIAGCKGIYALELFDQDMAGSIHDYDQDVLAIIKRFKAHIVSKDINANTLTHFLSTNLKTLKRIQAALEEHFPEAELNQQKVAIVSAIGSDMQIPGILAKTVQAVASNNISVLAVHQSMRQVDMQFIVNESDYVAAIKSLHAALVEVHEHGRAICLAS from the coding sequence ATGCATACGATTGAAAAGATTGGCGGTACATCGATGAACGATTACTTGTCGGTGAGAGACAATATCATTAGAAACGATAAAAAAGGGATTTACCGACGCGTGTTTGTGGTCTCTGCCTATGGTGACATTACAGATAAATTATTAGAGCACAAAAAAAGTGGTCAACCCGGTGTTTATGGATTATTCGCCAGCGGCATAGAAGATGAGAGTTGGTCAGAAAAGTTTGACGAATTGGGCACGGAGCTGCGCCGGATTAATCAAAGCTTATTTGGCGGAGGTGAATTACTTCAGCGAGCCAATGAATTTCTCAATGAAAGACTGGGTGATGCCAGGCAATGTTTACTGGATTTGCAGAGTCTTTGTCAGCATGGCCACTTTGAACTAAAAGCTCACCTGGGGACAGTCCGGGAAATGCTGGCCAGTATCGGTGAAGCTCATAGCGCCTGGAATACAGTGCAGCTCTTGCAACGTGATGGCGTCAACGCCTGCTTTGTTGACCTGACAGGGTGGCGGGCCAGTTCGCACATGCCGCTGGATGAGCGTATACAAACCGCCTTTGCCAACATTGATCTCGACACACAGCTGCCTATCGTTACCGGATACGCTCATAGTGACGCAGGCTTGATGACCTCATTTGATCGCGGCTACAGCGAAATGACCTTCAGTCGCTTGGCGGTGATTACACAGGCAAAAGAAGCCATTATCCATAAAGAATTCCACCTTAGCAGTGCCGACCCCAGACTGGTGGGCGAAGATAGTGCTGTCCCCATCGGCAGAACCAACTACGATGTCGCCGACCAATTGGCCAATCTGGGCATGGAAGCCATCCACCCCAAGGCCGCCAAAGGGTTACGTCAAAACAACATCCCGCTGCGCATCAAGAATACTTTTGAACCAGAACATACAGGCACACTTATTACCGGCGACTATGTAAGTGATTCCCCCTGCGTGGAGATTATTGCTGGCTGCAAAGGCATCTACGCCCTTGAACTGTTTGATCAGGATATGGCGGGCAGCATTCATGATTATGACCAGGACGTATTAGCTATTATCAAGCGTTTCAAGGCCCATATTGTTTCCAAAGACATTAACGCCAACACTTTAACCCATTTTCTATCGACTAATTTAAAAACGCTAAAGCGCATACAAGCCGCGTTAGAAGAACACTTCCCGGAAGCAGAACTTAATCAGCAAAAAGTGGCGATCGTATCCGCCATCGGCAGTGATATGCAGATACCCGGAATTTTGGCAAAAACCGTGCAAGCCGTTGCCAGTAATAATATTAGTGTACTGGCGGTGCATCAGTCGATGCGCCAGGTGGATATGCAATTCATTGTGAATGAATCCGACTATGTAGCAGCGATCAAAAGCCTGCATGCGGCACTCGTTGAAGTGCATGAACACGGGCGGGCGATATGTCTCGCCTCATAA